The Rhinoderma darwinii isolate aRhiDar2 chromosome 8, aRhiDar2.hap1, whole genome shotgun sequence genome has a window encoding:
- the OTUD5 gene encoding OTU domain-containing protein 5 isoform X4, translating into MTILPKKKPPPPSDPEDGDRSGAGGGDSHSHSRSGARPRSSPPPRWAQASPPPGAGGPGGTGSGPDGGLGCCCCNGAGIGPGGCCSGPGHSKRRRQGVSGPGGAGERGLGLPVAGNNSDREDGAGNNSEDEYETAARTQSIDPDMAEQQENWFEKALQEKKGFIIKQMKEDGACLFRAVADQVYGDQDMHEVVRKHCMDYLTKNADYFSNYVTEDFTTYINRKRKNNCHGNHIEMQAMAEMYNRPVEVYQYGTEPINTFHGIQQNEDEPIRVSYHRNIHYNSVVNPNKATIGVGLGLPSFKPGGQGGFCVQYADQSLMKNAIRTSEESWIEQQMLEDKKRATDWEATNEAIEEQVARESYLQWLRDQEKQARQPRKATATCSSATAAASSGPEEWSSRSPRQRSTAGSPEHPDVHGEQTAKPSTPGTTVVLAKPPSPCAPGLNDWDDDEILASVLAVSQQEYLDTVKKSALRRDPSPDHS; encoded by the exons ATGACCATCCTTCCCAAGAAGAAGCCGCCTCCCCCCTCTGACCCGGAGGACGGGGACCGGAGCGGCGCCGGTGGGGGTGACTCACATTCACACTCCCGTTCCGGGGCCCGGCCTCGCTCCTCCCCTCCTCCGCGCTGGGCCCAGGCCTCGCCTCCGCCCGGTGCCGGTGGTCCAGGGGGGACGGGTTCGGGTCCAGATGGAGGCCTTGGTTGCTGCTGTTGTAACGGGGCGGGGATCGGACCCGGAGGCTGCTGCTCTGGGCCCGGACACAGCAAGAGGAGGAGACAGGGGGTGAGCGGACCCGGGGGTGCCGGGGAAAGAGGACTGGGGCTTCCCGTGGCCGGTAATAACTCCGACCGGGAGGATGGAGCTGGAAACAACAGTGAGGATGAATATGAGACGGCGGCCCGCACCCAATCCATCGACCCTGACATGGCGGAGCAG CAGGAGAACTGGTTTGAGAAGGCTCTGCAGGAGAAGAAGGGATTTATCATTAAACAGATGAAGGAAGATGGGGCTTGTCTGTTCAGAGCTGTTG CTGACCAGGTATATGGCGACCAGGACATGCACGAGGTGGTCCGGAAACACTGCATGGATTACCTG acGAAGAACGCAGATTACTTTTCCAACTACGTGACAGAAGACTTTACCACTTACATCAACCGTAAACGGAAAAACAATTGCCATGGCAACCACATAGAGATGCAAGCCATGGCAGAGATGTACAACCGACCCGTGGAAGTGTATCAGTATGGAACAG AACCAATCAATACATTCCACGGGATCCAACAAAATGAAGACGAGCCAATCAGAGTGAGCTACCATCGAAACATCCACTACAACTCTGTGGTAAACCCCAACAAGGCCACGATAGGAGTAGGTCTGGGACTACCGTCCTTCAAACCTGGG GGTCAAGGTGGATTTTGTGTTCAGTACGCAGATCAGTCCCTGATGAAAAACGCCATCCGGACCTCCGAGGAATCTTGGATTGAACAACAGATGTTAGAAGATAAAAAGAGGGCCACAGATTGGGAGGCCACAAATGAGGCGATTGAGGAACAAGTGGCACGGGAATCCTACCTGCAGTGGTTACGGGACCAAGAGAAACAAGCCAGACAG CCACGAAAAGCCACAGCAACCTGCAGTTCTGCTACAGCCGCCGCCTCAAGTGGACCCGAAGAATGGAGTAGTCGTTCCCCAAGACAGCGCAGCACTGCAGGGTCTCCCGAGCACCCTGACGTTCACGGAGAGCAAACCGCAAAGCCGTCTACCCCAGGGACCACCGTAGTTTTAGCTAAGCCCCCTTCCCCGTGTGCGCCAG gTTTGAACGACTGGGATGACGACGAGATCCTGGCCTCCGTTTTAGCAGTGTCACAGCAGGAATATCTAGACACCGTCAAGAAGAGCGCCCTGCGTAGGGATCCATCCCCCGACCACAGCTGA
- the OTUD5 gene encoding OTU domain-containing protein 5 isoform X2, with the protein MTILPKKKPPPPSDPEDGDRSGAGGGDSHSHSRSGARPRSSPPPRWAQASPPPGAGGPGGTGSGPDGGLGCCCCNGAGIGPGGCCSGPGHSKRRRQGVSGPGGAGERGLGLPVAGNNSDREDGAGNNSEDEYETAARTQSIDPDMAEQENWFEKALQEKKGFIIKQMKEDGACLFRAVADQVYGDQDMHEVVRKHCMDYLTKNADYFSNYVTEDFTTYINRKRKNNCHGNHIEMQAMAEMYNRPVEVYQYGTEPINTFHGIQQNEDEPIRVSYHRNIHYNSVVNPNKATIGVGLGLPSFKPGGQGGFCVQYADQSLMKNAIRTSEESWIEQQMLEDKKRATDWEATNEAIEEQVARESYLQWLRDQEKQARQPRKATATCSSATAAASSGPEEWSSRSPRQRSTAGSPEHPDVHGEQTAKPSTPGTTVVLAKPPSPCAPGPSNQPCSGADRATSPLVSLYPALECRALMQHMSPTAFGLNDWDDDEILASVLAVSQQEYLDTVKKSALRRDPSPDHS; encoded by the exons ATGACCATCCTTCCCAAGAAGAAGCCGCCTCCCCCCTCTGACCCGGAGGACGGGGACCGGAGCGGCGCCGGTGGGGGTGACTCACATTCACACTCCCGTTCCGGGGCCCGGCCTCGCTCCTCCCCTCCTCCGCGCTGGGCCCAGGCCTCGCCTCCGCCCGGTGCCGGTGGTCCAGGGGGGACGGGTTCGGGTCCAGATGGAGGCCTTGGTTGCTGCTGTTGTAACGGGGCGGGGATCGGACCCGGAGGCTGCTGCTCTGGGCCCGGACACAGCAAGAGGAGGAGACAGGGGGTGAGCGGACCCGGGGGTGCCGGGGAAAGAGGACTGGGGCTTCCCGTGGCCGGTAATAACTCCGACCGGGAGGATGGAGCTGGAAACAACAGTGAGGATGAATATGAGACGGCGGCCCGCACCCAATCCATCGACCCTGACATGGCGGAGCAG GAGAACTGGTTTGAGAAGGCTCTGCAGGAGAAGAAGGGATTTATCATTAAACAGATGAAGGAAGATGGGGCTTGTCTGTTCAGAGCTGTTG CTGACCAGGTATATGGCGACCAGGACATGCACGAGGTGGTCCGGAAACACTGCATGGATTACCTG acGAAGAACGCAGATTACTTTTCCAACTACGTGACAGAAGACTTTACCACTTACATCAACCGTAAACGGAAAAACAATTGCCATGGCAACCACATAGAGATGCAAGCCATGGCAGAGATGTACAACCGACCCGTGGAAGTGTATCAGTATGGAACAG AACCAATCAATACATTCCACGGGATCCAACAAAATGAAGACGAGCCAATCAGAGTGAGCTACCATCGAAACATCCACTACAACTCTGTGGTAAACCCCAACAAGGCCACGATAGGAGTAGGTCTGGGACTACCGTCCTTCAAACCTGGG GGTCAAGGTGGATTTTGTGTTCAGTACGCAGATCAGTCCCTGATGAAAAACGCCATCCGGACCTCCGAGGAATCTTGGATTGAACAACAGATGTTAGAAGATAAAAAGAGGGCCACAGATTGGGAGGCCACAAATGAGGCGATTGAGGAACAAGTGGCACGGGAATCCTACCTGCAGTGGTTACGGGACCAAGAGAAACAAGCCAGACAG CCACGAAAAGCCACAGCAACCTGCAGTTCTGCTACAGCCGCCGCCTCAAGTGGACCCGAAGAATGGAGTAGTCGTTCCCCAAGACAGCGCAGCACTGCAGGGTCTCCCGAGCACCCTGACGTTCACGGAGAGCAAACCGCAAAGCCGTCTACCCCAGGGACCACCGTAGTTTTAGCTAAGCCCCCTTCCCCGTGTGCGCCAG GCCCAAGCAACCAGCCATGTTCTGGTGCCGACCGCGCCACCTCACCCCTTGTGTCTTTGTACCCAGCCCTGGAGTGTAGAGCCCTCATGCAACACATGTCTCCCACAGCATTTG gTTTGAACGACTGGGATGACGACGAGATCCTGGCCTCCGTTTTAGCAGTGTCACAGCAGGAATATCTAGACACCGTCAAGAAGAGCGCCCTGCGTAGGGATCCATCCCCCGACCACAGCTGA
- the OTUD5 gene encoding OTU domain-containing protein 5 isoform X1: MTILPKKKPPPPSDPEDGDRSGAGGGDSHSHSRSGARPRSSPPPRWAQASPPPGAGGPGGTGSGPDGGLGCCCCNGAGIGPGGCCSGPGHSKRRRQGVSGPGGAGERGLGLPVAGNNSDREDGAGNNSEDEYETAARTQSIDPDMAEQQENWFEKALQEKKGFIIKQMKEDGACLFRAVADQVYGDQDMHEVVRKHCMDYLTKNADYFSNYVTEDFTTYINRKRKNNCHGNHIEMQAMAEMYNRPVEVYQYGTEPINTFHGIQQNEDEPIRVSYHRNIHYNSVVNPNKATIGVGLGLPSFKPGGQGGFCVQYADQSLMKNAIRTSEESWIEQQMLEDKKRATDWEATNEAIEEQVARESYLQWLRDQEKQARQPRKATATCSSATAAASSGPEEWSSRSPRQRSTAGSPEHPDVHGEQTAKPSTPGTTVVLAKPPSPCAPGPSNQPCSGADRATSPLVSLYPALECRALMQHMSPTAFGLNDWDDDEILASVLAVSQQEYLDTVKKSALRRDPSPDHS; encoded by the exons ATGACCATCCTTCCCAAGAAGAAGCCGCCTCCCCCCTCTGACCCGGAGGACGGGGACCGGAGCGGCGCCGGTGGGGGTGACTCACATTCACACTCCCGTTCCGGGGCCCGGCCTCGCTCCTCCCCTCCTCCGCGCTGGGCCCAGGCCTCGCCTCCGCCCGGTGCCGGTGGTCCAGGGGGGACGGGTTCGGGTCCAGATGGAGGCCTTGGTTGCTGCTGTTGTAACGGGGCGGGGATCGGACCCGGAGGCTGCTGCTCTGGGCCCGGACACAGCAAGAGGAGGAGACAGGGGGTGAGCGGACCCGGGGGTGCCGGGGAAAGAGGACTGGGGCTTCCCGTGGCCGGTAATAACTCCGACCGGGAGGATGGAGCTGGAAACAACAGTGAGGATGAATATGAGACGGCGGCCCGCACCCAATCCATCGACCCTGACATGGCGGAGCAG CAGGAGAACTGGTTTGAGAAGGCTCTGCAGGAGAAGAAGGGATTTATCATTAAACAGATGAAGGAAGATGGGGCTTGTCTGTTCAGAGCTGTTG CTGACCAGGTATATGGCGACCAGGACATGCACGAGGTGGTCCGGAAACACTGCATGGATTACCTG acGAAGAACGCAGATTACTTTTCCAACTACGTGACAGAAGACTTTACCACTTACATCAACCGTAAACGGAAAAACAATTGCCATGGCAACCACATAGAGATGCAAGCCATGGCAGAGATGTACAACCGACCCGTGGAAGTGTATCAGTATGGAACAG AACCAATCAATACATTCCACGGGATCCAACAAAATGAAGACGAGCCAATCAGAGTGAGCTACCATCGAAACATCCACTACAACTCTGTGGTAAACCCCAACAAGGCCACGATAGGAGTAGGTCTGGGACTACCGTCCTTCAAACCTGGG GGTCAAGGTGGATTTTGTGTTCAGTACGCAGATCAGTCCCTGATGAAAAACGCCATCCGGACCTCCGAGGAATCTTGGATTGAACAACAGATGTTAGAAGATAAAAAGAGGGCCACAGATTGGGAGGCCACAAATGAGGCGATTGAGGAACAAGTGGCACGGGAATCCTACCTGCAGTGGTTACGGGACCAAGAGAAACAAGCCAGACAG CCACGAAAAGCCACAGCAACCTGCAGTTCTGCTACAGCCGCCGCCTCAAGTGGACCCGAAGAATGGAGTAGTCGTTCCCCAAGACAGCGCAGCACTGCAGGGTCTCCCGAGCACCCTGACGTTCACGGAGAGCAAACCGCAAAGCCGTCTACCCCAGGGACCACCGTAGTTTTAGCTAAGCCCCCTTCCCCGTGTGCGCCAG GCCCAAGCAACCAGCCATGTTCTGGTGCCGACCGCGCCACCTCACCCCTTGTGTCTTTGTACCCAGCCCTGGAGTGTAGAGCCCTCATGCAACACATGTCTCCCACAGCATTTG gTTTGAACGACTGGGATGACGACGAGATCCTGGCCTCCGTTTTAGCAGTGTCACAGCAGGAATATCTAGACACCGTCAAGAAGAGCGCCCTGCGTAGGGATCCATCCCCCGACCACAGCTGA
- the OTUD5 gene encoding OTU domain-containing protein 5 isoform X3: MTILPKKKPPPPSDPEDGDRSGAGGGDSHSHSRSGARPRSSPPPRWAQASPPPGAGGPGGTGSGPDGGLGCCCCNGAGIGPGGCCSGPGHSKRRRQGVSGPGGAGERGLGLPVAGNNSDREDGAGNNSEDEYETAARTQSIDPDMAEQQENWFEKALQEKKGFIIKQMKEDGACLFRAVADQVYGDQDMHEVVRKHCMDYLTKNADYFSNYVTEDFTTYINRKRKNNCHGNHIEMQAMAEMYNRPVEVYQYGTEPINTFHGIQQNEDEPIRVSYHRNIHYNSVVNPNKATIGVGLGLPSFKPGYADQSLMKNAIRTSEESWIEQQMLEDKKRATDWEATNEAIEEQVARESYLQWLRDQEKQARQPRKATATCSSATAAASSGPEEWSSRSPRQRSTAGSPEHPDVHGEQTAKPSTPGTTVVLAKPPSPCAPGPSNQPCSGADRATSPLVSLYPALECRALMQHMSPTAFGLNDWDDDEILASVLAVSQQEYLDTVKKSALRRDPSPDHS, translated from the exons ATGACCATCCTTCCCAAGAAGAAGCCGCCTCCCCCCTCTGACCCGGAGGACGGGGACCGGAGCGGCGCCGGTGGGGGTGACTCACATTCACACTCCCGTTCCGGGGCCCGGCCTCGCTCCTCCCCTCCTCCGCGCTGGGCCCAGGCCTCGCCTCCGCCCGGTGCCGGTGGTCCAGGGGGGACGGGTTCGGGTCCAGATGGAGGCCTTGGTTGCTGCTGTTGTAACGGGGCGGGGATCGGACCCGGAGGCTGCTGCTCTGGGCCCGGACACAGCAAGAGGAGGAGACAGGGGGTGAGCGGACCCGGGGGTGCCGGGGAAAGAGGACTGGGGCTTCCCGTGGCCGGTAATAACTCCGACCGGGAGGATGGAGCTGGAAACAACAGTGAGGATGAATATGAGACGGCGGCCCGCACCCAATCCATCGACCCTGACATGGCGGAGCAG CAGGAGAACTGGTTTGAGAAGGCTCTGCAGGAGAAGAAGGGATTTATCATTAAACAGATGAAGGAAGATGGGGCTTGTCTGTTCAGAGCTGTTG CTGACCAGGTATATGGCGACCAGGACATGCACGAGGTGGTCCGGAAACACTGCATGGATTACCTG acGAAGAACGCAGATTACTTTTCCAACTACGTGACAGAAGACTTTACCACTTACATCAACCGTAAACGGAAAAACAATTGCCATGGCAACCACATAGAGATGCAAGCCATGGCAGAGATGTACAACCGACCCGTGGAAGTGTATCAGTATGGAACAG AACCAATCAATACATTCCACGGGATCCAACAAAATGAAGACGAGCCAATCAGAGTGAGCTACCATCGAAACATCCACTACAACTCTGTGGTAAACCCCAACAAGGCCACGATAGGAGTAGGTCTGGGACTACCGTCCTTCAAACCTGGG TACGCAGATCAGTCCCTGATGAAAAACGCCATCCGGACCTCCGAGGAATCTTGGATTGAACAACAGATGTTAGAAGATAAAAAGAGGGCCACAGATTGGGAGGCCACAAATGAGGCGATTGAGGAACAAGTGGCACGGGAATCCTACCTGCAGTGGTTACGGGACCAAGAGAAACAAGCCAGACAG CCACGAAAAGCCACAGCAACCTGCAGTTCTGCTACAGCCGCCGCCTCAAGTGGACCCGAAGAATGGAGTAGTCGTTCCCCAAGACAGCGCAGCACTGCAGGGTCTCCCGAGCACCCTGACGTTCACGGAGAGCAAACCGCAAAGCCGTCTACCCCAGGGACCACCGTAGTTTTAGCTAAGCCCCCTTCCCCGTGTGCGCCAG GCCCAAGCAACCAGCCATGTTCTGGTGCCGACCGCGCCACCTCACCCCTTGTGTCTTTGTACCCAGCCCTGGAGTGTAGAGCCCTCATGCAACACATGTCTCCCACAGCATTTG gTTTGAACGACTGGGATGACGACGAGATCCTGGCCTCCGTTTTAGCAGTGTCACAGCAGGAATATCTAGACACCGTCAAGAAGAGCGCCCTGCGTAGGGATCCATCCCCCGACCACAGCTGA
- the OTUD5 gene encoding OTU domain-containing protein 5 isoform X5, translated as MTILPKKKPPPPSDPEDGDRSGAGGGDSHSHSRSGARPRSSPPPRWAQASPPPGAGGPGGTGSGPDGGLGCCCCNGAGIGPGGCCSGPGHSKRRRQGVSGPGGAGERGLGLPVAGNNSDREDGAGNNSEDEYETAARTQSIDPDMAEQQENWFEKALQEKKGFIIKQMKEDGACLFRAVADQVYGDQDMHEVVRKHCMDYLTKNADYFSNYVTEDFTTYINRKRKNNCHGNHIEMQAMAEMYNRPVEVYQYGTEPINTFHGIQQNEDEPIRVSYHRNIHYNSVVNPNKATIGVGLGLPSFKPGGQGGFCVQYADQSLMKNAIRTSEESWIEQQMLEDKKRATDWEATNEAIEEQVARESYLQWLRDQEKQARQPRKATATCSSATAAASSGPEEWSSRSPRQRSTAGSPEHPDVHGEQTAKPSTPGTTVVLAKPPSPCAPVQQ; from the exons ATGACCATCCTTCCCAAGAAGAAGCCGCCTCCCCCCTCTGACCCGGAGGACGGGGACCGGAGCGGCGCCGGTGGGGGTGACTCACATTCACACTCCCGTTCCGGGGCCCGGCCTCGCTCCTCCCCTCCTCCGCGCTGGGCCCAGGCCTCGCCTCCGCCCGGTGCCGGTGGTCCAGGGGGGACGGGTTCGGGTCCAGATGGAGGCCTTGGTTGCTGCTGTTGTAACGGGGCGGGGATCGGACCCGGAGGCTGCTGCTCTGGGCCCGGACACAGCAAGAGGAGGAGACAGGGGGTGAGCGGACCCGGGGGTGCCGGGGAAAGAGGACTGGGGCTTCCCGTGGCCGGTAATAACTCCGACCGGGAGGATGGAGCTGGAAACAACAGTGAGGATGAATATGAGACGGCGGCCCGCACCCAATCCATCGACCCTGACATGGCGGAGCAG CAGGAGAACTGGTTTGAGAAGGCTCTGCAGGAGAAGAAGGGATTTATCATTAAACAGATGAAGGAAGATGGGGCTTGTCTGTTCAGAGCTGTTG CTGACCAGGTATATGGCGACCAGGACATGCACGAGGTGGTCCGGAAACACTGCATGGATTACCTG acGAAGAACGCAGATTACTTTTCCAACTACGTGACAGAAGACTTTACCACTTACATCAACCGTAAACGGAAAAACAATTGCCATGGCAACCACATAGAGATGCAAGCCATGGCAGAGATGTACAACCGACCCGTGGAAGTGTATCAGTATGGAACAG AACCAATCAATACATTCCACGGGATCCAACAAAATGAAGACGAGCCAATCAGAGTGAGCTACCATCGAAACATCCACTACAACTCTGTGGTAAACCCCAACAAGGCCACGATAGGAGTAGGTCTGGGACTACCGTCCTTCAAACCTGGG GGTCAAGGTGGATTTTGTGTTCAGTACGCAGATCAGTCCCTGATGAAAAACGCCATCCGGACCTCCGAGGAATCTTGGATTGAACAACAGATGTTAGAAGATAAAAAGAGGGCCACAGATTGGGAGGCCACAAATGAGGCGATTGAGGAACAAGTGGCACGGGAATCCTACCTGCAGTGGTTACGGGACCAAGAGAAACAAGCCAGACAG CCACGAAAAGCCACAGCAACCTGCAGTTCTGCTACAGCCGCCGCCTCAAGTGGACCCGAAGAATGGAGTAGTCGTTCCCCAAGACAGCGCAGCACTGCAGGGTCTCCCGAGCACCCTGACGTTCACGGAGAGCAAACCGCAAAGCCGTCTACCCCAGGGACCACCGTAGTTTTAGCTAAGCCCCCTTCCCCGTGTGCGCCAG tgcaACAATAA